The following coding sequences are from one Leptolyngbya sp. NIES-3755 window:
- a CDS encoding hypothetical protein (protein of unknown function DUF790;~similar to AA sequence:cyanobase_aa:LBDG_35620) has translation MLPSDLLIHRLNGEEIVPKRLLLDEKTLAIAQEIILIFQEAQHGTRSELNRQLQALEGEETDYRIKRGLAHLLNSAFSTFETVSPLDPPMLRERVFALSAQKIPSTIETDNTIETVATQLSQELNSEVFPEQVKTGLYADLPENQILIGFEAPTPEALIHRYNLSQVQGVFYRASHMVINAHRNDPGQYKLLFRYMKLFQLMTYIEGDADHGFTLTIDGPTSLFKPSTRYGLAIAKLLPALLHVTRWSLAAELQINDSYADKKRQGRFAIDSECGLVSHYPPGKTYDSLLEEGFVDRWNKAKTEWRLEREVDLIPIPGSVMIPDFRVVHPDGRTFLVEIVGYWRPEYLRKKFSQVRQSGRDDLILAVSERLNLEKAGVKVSDTPARIVWFKDQLLPKAILEVLER, from the coding sequence ATGTTACCGAGTGACTTACTGATTCATCGCTTAAATGGTGAAGAGATTGTTCCGAAGCGATTGTTGTTGGACGAAAAAACATTAGCGATCGCACAAGAGATTATTCTGATCTTTCAAGAAGCGCAACATGGAACCAGAAGTGAACTGAATCGACAGTTGCAAGCACTCGAAGGGGAAGAAACAGACTATCGAATTAAACGAGGATTAGCACATTTACTCAATAGTGCGTTTAGTACGTTTGAAACGGTGAGTCCGCTTGATCCACCGATGCTGAGAGAACGAGTGTTTGCACTGTCGGCGCAGAAGATTCCGAGCACGATCGAGACTGATAATACGATCGAGACCGTTGCGACTCAGTTAAGCCAAGAACTGAACAGTGAAGTCTTTCCAGAGCAAGTCAAAACGGGATTGTATGCTGATCTACCGGAGAATCAAATTCTGATTGGTTTTGAAGCACCGACACCAGAAGCATTGATTCATCGCTATAACTTGTCGCAAGTGCAAGGAGTATTTTATCGAGCGAGTCACATGGTGATTAATGCTCACCGCAATGATCCGGGACAGTATAAGTTATTGTTCCGATATATGAAACTGTTCCAGTTAATGACTTACATCGAAGGGGATGCAGATCATGGATTTACATTAACGATCGATGGTCCAACCAGTTTGTTTAAGCCTTCGACGCGGTATGGACTCGCGATCGCGAAATTACTTCCCGCTTTACTGCATGTGACTCGTTGGAGTTTAGCCGCAGAACTGCAAATCAATGATAGTTATGCAGACAAAAAGAGACAGGGGCGATTTGCGATCGATTCAGAGTGCGGTTTAGTTAGCCACTATCCCCCTGGAAAGACTTACGATAGTTTGCTCGAAGAGGGATTTGTCGATCGATGGAACAAAGCAAAAACTGAATGGCGATTAGAACGTGAAGTGGATCTAATTCCAATTCCGGGGAGTGTGATGATTCCTGATTTTCGGGTTGTTCATCCTGATGGCAGAACATTCTTAGTTGAGATTGTTGGATATTGGCGACCGGAGTATTTGCGGAAGAAGTTTTCACAGGTGCGGCAGTCGGGGCGAGATGATTTGATTTTGGCAGTGTCAGAGCGATTGAACTTAGAGAAAGCGGGAGTGAAGGTTTCGGATACGCCTGCAAGGATTGTTTGGTTTAAGGATCAATTGTTGCCGAAAGCAATTTTGGAAGTGTTGGAACGATAG
- a CDS encoding class II fumarate hydratase (similar to AA sequence:cyanobase_aa:LBDG_37190): MNSTRTETDSMGAIAVQSDRYWGAQTQRSLLYFAIGQDKMPTELIRAFGILKKAAAIVNQQLGKLPVEKATLIIQAADEVIEGKLNDHFPLSVWQTGSGTQTNMNANEVISNRAIDIAGGVLGSKNPVHPNDHVNMSQSSNDTFPTAMHIAAAESIHQQLLPMIKKLRDALQEKSNEFEAIIKIGRTHLMDAVPLTLGQEFSGYVAQLDQAIARIEATLPGLYELAIGGTAVGTGINTHPEFAERSAVEIAKLTELPFISAPNKFAALAAHDAIVFTSGAIKTLACALMKIANDLRWMGSGPRCGLGELVLPANEPGSSIMPGKVNPTQCEAMTMVCVQVMGNDNAIAIAASQGNFELNVFKPVLIHNLIHSIRILSDACRSFTEHMVVGIQPNRDRITQFLENSLMLVTALNPKIGYDRAAKVAYKAYQENSTLRQACIELGFLTGEEFDQIVRPEQMIYPS; this comes from the coding sequence ATGAATTCGACCAGAACAGAAACCGATAGTATGGGCGCGATCGCGGTTCAGTCTGATCGCTACTGGGGCGCACAAACTCAGCGATCGCTACTCTATTTCGCGATCGGACAAGACAAGATGCCGACTGAGCTAATTCGAGCTTTTGGCATTCTGAAAAAAGCAGCCGCGATCGTCAATCAACAGTTAGGAAAGCTACCCGTTGAGAAAGCAACTTTGATCATTCAAGCCGCAGATGAGGTAATCGAAGGCAAGCTAAACGATCACTTTCCATTATCTGTGTGGCAGACGGGCAGCGGAACACAGACGAATATGAATGCCAATGAAGTGATCTCGAATCGAGCGATCGACATTGCGGGTGGTGTTTTAGGTAGCAAAAATCCCGTTCATCCAAATGATCATGTGAACATGTCGCAGTCCTCGAATGATACCTTTCCTACAGCAATGCACATTGCAGCAGCGGAAAGTATTCATCAGCAGTTACTACCGATGATCAAGAAGCTAAGAGATGCTTTACAAGAAAAATCAAATGAGTTTGAAGCCATTATCAAAATCGGTCGAACTCATCTAATGGATGCAGTACCCCTAACATTAGGTCAGGAATTTTCGGGCTATGTTGCACAGTTAGATCAAGCGATCGCAAGAATCGAAGCAACCTTACCCGGATTGTATGAACTAGCGATTGGTGGAACTGCGGTTGGGACTGGAATTAACACACATCCAGAATTTGCAGAGCGATCGGCAGTTGAAATTGCAAAGTTAACTGAACTGCCTTTTATCAGTGCACCGAATAAGTTTGCAGCATTAGCGGCTCATGATGCGATCGTATTCACGAGTGGTGCAATCAAAACACTCGCTTGTGCATTGATGAAGATAGCAAACGATTTGCGCTGGATGGGTTCAGGACCTCGCTGCGGACTAGGGGAATTAGTCTTACCTGCAAATGAGCCTGGATCATCAATCATGCCAGGAAAGGTCAATCCAACTCAATGTGAAGCGATGACGATGGTATGTGTGCAAGTCATGGGAAATGATAATGCGATCGCAATTGCTGCAAGTCAGGGGAACTTTGAATTAAATGTATTCAAGCCTGTGTTAATTCACAATCTGATTCATTCAATTCGCATTCTGTCAGATGCTTGTCGTTCATTTACTGAGCACATGGTTGTAGGAATTCAACCGAACCGTGATCGTATTACTCAATTTCTAGAAAACTCATTGATGCTTGTGACTGCGTTGAATCCGAAAATTGGATACGATCGAGCAGCAAAAGTTGCTTACAAAGCCTACCAAGAAAATTCAACCTTGCGGCAGGCTTGTATTGAATTGGGATTTCTAACCGGAGAGGAATTCGATCAGATTGTTCGCCCGGAGCAAATGATTTATCCAAGCTAA
- a CDS encoding type I restriction-modification system M subunit (similar to AA sequence:cyanobase_aa:NIES39_A06670), with protein MADHHQLSNFIWQVADLLRGPYRPPQYERVMLPLTVLRRFDCVLAPTKLQVLQAYKKWEGKPDSLIDPILDQVAGERFHNHSEFSFEGTDDGSGKRRGGLKGDPDNIDKHLISYINGFSKNIREIFDRFEFSAEIEKMREANILYLVVSKFCEIDLHPDSVDNIEMGLLFEDLIRRFNEAANETAGDHFTPREVIQLMVDLLFDPDDAVLTQGVICKMLDPTCGTGGMLAEAQKYLRENNAAAKLFVFGQDFNPRAYAIAASDLLLKGNDKSDIRFGDTLIDDQFPDDRFDYLIANPPFGVDWKRQQKDVKLEHDRYGFAARFGAGLPRVNDGSLLFLQHMVSKFEPVDLEQKKNGSRLAIVFNGSPLFTGGAGSGESEIRKWIIENDWLEAIVALPEQMFYNTGIGTYIWVVTNRKQKHRKGRVQLIDGRELWKPMRRSLGDKRRYLGEEDISSIVQEYGRFAETKISKIFENEDFGYNRVPIERPLRLVYEMNLQRKSDFLDRVPHLLDDVQEIDRKLGREPRTDWNEFDRLVKQLLANRESKWTAAERKFFRDVFTQVEPEADPVVLKERKSKREPNARVWGWFPVDDGKVERLYEADSKLRDFENVELKDEVVRYFCEEVEPHVSDAWADGEKIRSAYEINFNRYFYEYQPPRPLAEIDVDLREMEEKILHLLREVIG; from the coding sequence ATGGCAGACCATCACCAACTCTCGAATTTTATTTGGCAAGTCGCTGATTTGTTGCGAGGTCCTTATCGTCCTCCTCAGTATGAGCGGGTGATGTTGCCGTTGACGGTGCTGCGGCGGTTTGATTGTGTGCTGGCTCCGACAAAATTACAAGTGTTGCAGGCTTATAAAAAGTGGGAAGGAAAGCCTGATAGCTTAATTGACCCGATTTTGGATCAGGTGGCGGGAGAGCGGTTTCACAATCATTCGGAGTTTAGCTTTGAAGGGACAGACGATGGATCGGGGAAGCGTCGAGGCGGATTGAAGGGCGATCCAGATAATATTGATAAACATTTGATTAGTTATATCAACGGATTTTCTAAGAATATTCGCGAGATCTTCGATCGCTTTGAATTCAGCGCAGAGATCGAGAAGATGCGAGAGGCGAATATTTTGTACCTCGTGGTTTCTAAGTTCTGTGAGATTGATTTACATCCTGACTCGGTGGATAACATTGAGATGGGATTGTTGTTTGAGGATTTGATTCGGCGGTTTAATGAAGCAGCAAATGAAACCGCAGGCGATCACTTTACGCCACGAGAAGTGATTCAGTTGATGGTGGATTTGCTGTTTGATCCGGATGATGCGGTACTGACTCAAGGCGTGATTTGTAAGATGCTTGATCCGACCTGCGGGACGGGTGGAATGCTGGCAGAAGCTCAGAAGTATTTGCGGGAAAACAATGCGGCAGCAAAGCTGTTTGTGTTTGGTCAGGATTTTAACCCTAGAGCGTATGCGATCGCGGCTTCTGACTTACTCCTAAAAGGCAATGATAAGAGCGATATTCGGTTTGGAGATACCTTGATTGATGATCAGTTTCCAGACGATCGCTTTGATTATTTGATTGCGAATCCGCCGTTTGGGGTGGATTGGAAGCGGCAGCAAAAGGATGTGAAGCTCGAACACGATCGATATGGGTTTGCGGCGCGATTTGGGGCGGGTTTGCCACGGGTGAATGATGGATCGCTGCTGTTTTTGCAACATATGGTGAGTAAGTTTGAGCCTGTGGATCTTGAGCAGAAAAAGAATGGATCACGATTAGCGATCGTGTTTAATGGGTCGCCTTTGTTTACGGGTGGGGCGGGCAGTGGTGAGAGTGAGATTCGCAAGTGGATTATCGAAAATGACTGGTTAGAAGCGATCGTGGCTTTGCCAGAGCAGATGTTTTATAACACCGGGATTGGAACTTACATTTGGGTGGTGACGAATCGCAAGCAAAAGCACCGGAAAGGGCGGGTGCAGTTGATTGATGGGCGGGAACTCTGGAAACCGATGCGGCGGAGTTTGGGAGATAAGCGGCGGTATTTGGGCGAGGAGGATATTTCGTCGATCGTGCAGGAGTACGGGCGATTTGCGGAGACGAAGATTAGTAAGATTTTTGAGAATGAGGATTTTGGCTATAACCGAGTACCGATCGAGCGTCCGTTGCGGTTGGTGTATGAGATGAATTTGCAGCGGAAGAGCGATTTTCTCGATCGAGTGCCGCATTTGCTGGATGATGTGCAGGAGATCGATCGGAAGCTGGGGCGGGAGCCTCGGACGGATTGGAATGAGTTCGATCGATTGGTGAAGCAGTTGTTGGCGAATCGGGAAAGTAAGTGGACAGCGGCGGAACGGAAGTTCTTTCGGGATGTGTTTACGCAGGTGGAACCGGAAGCTGATCCTGTTGTTCTGAAGGAGCGGAAAAGCAAACGGGAGCCGAATGCGCGGGTTTGGGGATGGTTTCCGGTGGACGATGGAAAGGTTGAGCGGCTGTATGAGGCGGATAGTAAGCTCAGAGATTTTGAGAATGTGGAGCTAAAAGATGAGGTGGTGCGGTACTTTTGTGAGGAAGTGGAACCGCACGTCAGTGATGCTTGGGCAGATGGGGAGAAGATTCGCAGTGCTTATGAGATTAACTTTAATCGGTACTTTTATGAGTATCAGCCGCCTAGACCATTAGCTGAGATTGATGTGGATTTGCGAGAGATGGAAGAGAAGATCTTACATTTGCTGCGGGAGGTGATTGGATAA
- a CDS encoding type I restriction-modification (similar to AA sequence:cyanobase_aa:Synpcc7942_1064) codes for MNLAILDRSSFSTENRSFTWIESLPSGWQAVRLRHLAKEPLAYGANEAALEDSAAFPRFIRITDINEDGSLRPETFKSLAPEIAEPYLLKEGDVLLARSGATVGKAFIYKREWGKACFAGYLIKFSCNQNLLLPGFLFAFTQSSIYWSQVRSGTIQATIQNFSAEKYSEICIPLPPVYQQLRIISYLDRETEKIDALIAAKKRLLELLGEKRRSMITHAVTCGLDANAPTKDSGLEWLGTVPVHWTIEHLKYHLSDIEQGWSPQSDSYPAEIEEWGVLKVGAVNGWNFNPNENKRIPPDLIIPLEHEIKPGDILISRANTTELVGSASLVKEVRPKLLLCDKLYRPVLQSRRLIPEYLVFYLRSSSGRFEIESDATGASGSMQNISQGTIANLWIPIPPKNEQAQIVTHIENQLSLLRQLEETTQQAIALLQERRTSLISAAVTGQLEIPS; via the coding sequence ATGAATCTTGCAATTCTTGACAGAAGCTCCTTTAGTACCGAAAATCGCAGTTTTACTTGGATAGAAAGCCTCCCTTCAGGTTGGCAGGCAGTACGATTACGCCACTTAGCCAAGGAACCACTAGCTTATGGGGCGAACGAAGCTGCTCTAGAGGATTCTGCTGCTTTTCCTCGGTTCATTCGGATTACTGACATTAACGAAGATGGTTCTTTACGTCCAGAAACTTTCAAATCTCTTGCTCCTGAGATTGCAGAGCCTTATTTGCTCAAGGAAGGAGATGTTCTATTAGCTCGGAGTGGTGCAACTGTTGGAAAAGCATTCATTTACAAGCGCGAATGGGGAAAAGCTTGTTTCGCAGGCTATTTAATCAAATTTAGCTGTAACCAAAATTTGCTATTGCCAGGATTTCTATTTGCATTTACTCAATCTTCTATCTATTGGTCACAGGTAAGATCGGGGACAATTCAAGCTACTATCCAAAATTTTAGCGCTGAGAAGTATAGTGAGATTTGTATTCCTTTGCCTCCGGTATATCAGCAACTCCGAATTATTAGCTATCTCGATCGAGAAACCGAAAAAATCGATGCGCTCATTGCAGCAAAAAAGCGACTGCTGGAACTGTTGGGGGAAAAGCGTCGATCGATGATCACTCATGCAGTTACTTGCGGGTTAGATGCCAATGCACCGACCAAAGATTCTGGCTTGGAATGGTTAGGAACAGTTCCGGTGCATTGGACGATCGAACATTTGAAATATCATCTCTCTGATATCGAACAAGGTTGGTCGCCTCAGAGCGACAGTTATCCCGCAGAGATAGAAGAGTGGGGCGTTTTAAAGGTTGGTGCTGTTAATGGCTGGAACTTCAATCCTAATGAGAACAAGCGAATTCCACCTGATTTAATCATTCCTTTAGAACATGAAATTAAACCTGGCGATATTCTAATCAGCCGAGCTAACACCACCGAATTAGTAGGCAGCGCTTCTCTTGTGAAAGAAGTACGCCCTAAACTGCTGCTATGCGACAAGCTATATCGTCCCGTGCTTCAAAGCAGGCGCTTGATTCCTGAATATTTGGTATTTTATCTAAGATCATCGTCTGGGCGATTCGAGATTGAAAGCGATGCAACTGGAGCAAGCGGCTCAATGCAAAACATTTCACAAGGAACGATCGCGAATCTATGGATTCCGATTCCTCCTAAGAATGAGCAAGCTCAAATTGTTACTCATATTGAAAATCAGCTTTCATTACTTAGACAATTAGAAGAAACGACTCAGCAAGCGATCGCACTTCTCCAAGAACGCCGCACCTCCCTCATCTCCGCAGCCGTCACCGGGCAACTCGAAATCCCCAGTTAA
- a CDS encoding hypothetical protein (similar to AA sequence:cyanobase_aa:NIES39_A06650) — MLLKNLTLNNVRAFSHAEFTFQPGMNLIVGINGVGKSTVLEVIRIVLATILPKFSLATIERTIKFKADDIKVGESSLTVSLNLQVLDTPIQCEFQYLRKAEVKLNPNNQVILDRLKQRVIPLAVYFSPQRAIASMAKSKDITYGVSTAFVDALKHRELRFLEFADWLFAQENLALENVPHVEKFIDTLNSVISYFLDSLGRPRAFQLVKIRDVKDKPHHKNIDVTTNFRIEKSGVGLTVSQLSDGERGMLALVLDLARRLAIANPDLEDPLQGKAVVLIDELDLHLHPKWQRTIVQKLTTTFPNCQFIATTHSPLIISEVPSSGLILLSQEDDQINVIQSGLYGFGFDTSWILRHLMDTDSRNPEAQTQIDRVEEALEDGDLDLARQHLEQLKTMLHGKDDEVIRLEASINNLEALADAMDTEAE, encoded by the coding sequence ATGCTGCTCAAAAATCTCACCCTCAACAATGTCCGTGCTTTTAGCCATGCCGAATTCACTTTTCAACCCGGCATGAACTTGATCGTTGGAATTAATGGTGTTGGCAAATCTACGGTTTTAGAAGTAATTCGCATTGTCCTAGCCACAATTCTGCCTAAATTCAGCTTGGCAACTATTGAAAGAACCATTAAATTCAAAGCTGATGATATAAAAGTTGGAGAAAGTAGCTTAACAGTATCGTTGAATCTTCAAGTACTAGATACTCCTATCCAATGTGAATTTCAATATTTGAGGAAAGCTGAAGTTAAACTAAATCCAAATAATCAAGTAATTCTTGACAGGCTCAAACAGCGCGTAATACCCTTAGCAGTTTATTTTTCACCTCAACGTGCCATCGCAAGCATGGCGAAATCTAAGGATATTACGTATGGAGTGTCAACTGCGTTTGTTGATGCACTTAAACATCGTGAGCTTCGCTTTCTAGAATTTGCAGACTGGCTCTTTGCTCAAGAAAATCTTGCATTAGAAAACGTCCCTCACGTCGAAAAGTTCATTGATACACTAAACTCCGTAATTTCCTATTTTCTTGATTCTCTAGGTCGTCCACGAGCTTTTCAACTGGTCAAGATTCGTGATGTTAAAGACAAGCCGCACCATAAGAATATTGATGTAACTACGAATTTCAGAATCGAAAAATCTGGAGTAGGACTAACGGTATCACAACTTTCTGATGGTGAGCGCGGTATGCTTGCTCTTGTTCTGGATCTCGCTCGTCGTTTAGCGATCGCCAATCCCGATCTAGAAGATCCCCTACAAGGCAAAGCCGTCGTCCTCATTGATGAACTCGATCTCCATCTCCATCCAAAATGGCAACGCACGATCGTTCAAAAACTCACTACTACCTTTCCCAACTGTCAATTCATCGCCACTACTCACTCTCCACTAATTATCAGTGAGGTTCCATCATCAGGTTTGATCCTACTCAGTCAAGAAGACGATCAAATCAATGTGATTCAATCTGGCTTATATGGTTTCGGATTCGATACAAGTTGGATTCTTCGTCATCTGATGGACACTGATTCTCGTAATCCTGAAGCTCAGACCCAGATTGATCGGGTCGAAGAAGCCCTAGAAGACGGCGACTTAGATCTCGCTCGTCAGCATCTGGAACAACTCAAAACAATGCTTCATGGAAAAGATGATGAAGTTATTCGTTTAGAAGCTAGCATCAACAACCTGGAGGCTCTCGCGGATGCGATGGATACGGAAGCAGAATGA
- a CDS encoding hypothetical protein (similar to AA sequence:cyanobase_aa:Cyan7425_0379), with protein MRWIRKQNEPRQLTEWRLKYKKDPNLGYELLRKNKEAIAAVHFSLLEEQGYLCAYTGTGIDENSSHIEHIKPQTHCQPIETVTYTNIVACCPGANKPDPPYGAKKKDHWPSPAEAHLFVSPLEPSCESKFRYAKNGEIKYQAGDLAAQITIKKLGLNHKLLIATRKATIQGVLGKTNNLSLKDAKQRLKQLQNQNSGKLEPFCFVIIQALEKYIKSIEFRRAQKQIQSKKTKK; from the coding sequence ATGCGATGGATACGGAAGCAGAATGAACCTCGCCAACTAACTGAATGGCGATTGAAATACAAAAAAGACCCTAACTTAGGTTATGAACTTCTGCGTAAAAACAAAGAAGCCATAGCCGCTGTACATTTCTCTCTGCTTGAAGAACAAGGCTATCTTTGCGCCTATACAGGCACGGGTATAGATGAAAATTCCAGTCATATTGAACACATTAAACCGCAGACACACTGTCAACCGATCGAGACGGTGACTTATACCAATATTGTTGCGTGCTGTCCTGGCGCTAATAAACCCGACCCACCTTATGGAGCTAAGAAAAAAGACCATTGGCCCTCACCTGCTGAAGCTCACTTATTCGTTTCTCCTTTAGAACCATCTTGTGAAAGCAAATTTAGATATGCGAAGAATGGTGAGATTAAATATCAAGCAGGAGATCTAGCAGCACAAATTACAATTAAGAAACTGGGCTTAAATCATAAATTACTCATTGCTACTCGTAAAGCCACAATCCAAGGGGTTTTAGGTAAAACAAATAACTTATCTCTTAAAGACGCGAAACAACGTCTTAAACAACTTCAAAATCAGAATTCAGGAAAGTTAGAACCTTTCTGTTTTGTTATAATTCAAGCCTTGGAGAAATATATCAAATCGATTGAGTTTCGCCGCGCTCAAAAGCAAATTCAATCGAAAAAAACGAAGAAATAG